The window aaaaaaaagaaaataaagcaaaagaaaagatgttgactcatattaattttttaagcttaTGACTCAGCAAAACAGCGAAGTCCAATCCCCAGCAAATCAAAAGCTAAAAGATAAAacctaaagagaaaaaataattacataaaaagatctaaaattaaaaaataaataaaagaatgagggtaaaaaattaaaataaaaaataaataaaagttgaaataccaaaaacaaataggatcaatttatacttttaaaagtgagaaaaaaataaaaaaataataaaaaaataactataagtAAAAAACCACTACACTATCACCAACATACCCCACAATAGAACAAAGAAAATGTGGTGGAGCTTCTAATAACAAGGCGGGAGGGCACGTTTGACAACCAAGAGAGACGCAACATGCACATGCTAGaatcttgtttaattttaatattaaaaatcaacctaaaaagAATAGTTTGGCTTTAATGGTTtctgaaatgacaaaaaaaaaaaaacttttttgaaaatataaaacaagcCCTAAagcacaatttatttttttaatttcaaggatAAATATGTCCTTTCATtatatgtgaaaaataaaaagactaaaacaccctaaataataataatatttataaattttgaatctaaagaaattattttactgttaaaaaaaactacaagtgACAACTACCCTGGGCAAGCAACAAATAACTATTTGGTcaggtaaaaaaatcaaaatactggcctttcattttatttttgcaaggatgaaaaaagtttttattttatggcaGTGTTTTTTACGGTATTTTTTCGATgcgaaatatatttttgttattaacgGTTGGACCATATCCAAACTATCAAGATGCATCATGGGTCACTGTAAACGACACAGCACACTCACTACGGACATTATTCCCtaccaaaaatattattttttgacagATATGTCCTCACCAATATTAAGGAATTCCATTATTTCCGTTCGAAAGGTAAATATTTTCTAcggaaattatttatttaagaaataactaaaaaaataattcttcatcAGAATATGAAATTAAGTGTATgtagacacacacacacttcaTTATTATACACGGCGTTGTATATGAACCAAGTACTGGTGATAAGTTGAAGAGGTGGGCCAGCTGATGCAGGCCATCAAATTGTCTCTGAGAGgagagataaaaaaacttttttctgTGGGTGTGTCCCTATGGAGGTTTTATTGTCTGAAACTGTAACTGTATAACAGATTACGAGTCCTATCCAGAAATAAATATCCAGACCAATCAATGCATTTTTATTGGACAACATTTGCAGCATTCCTATTCCATCTAGCTGTAGGACATGTCGagcaaatcattttattttttatttaattctttgcattttgaaGCTGGAAAGtgaacattaattaattaaataatatgtttCGTGATCATTTTCTCGGCACTGACTTCAAGAGTTGAATTAATGGGAACCGAACGAATGAAGAGAAATTAGAATCTGTATttaaggttttatatatatatatatatatatatatatatatatatatatatatatatatatccttgatTATTAGATTAACAGCTTGAAAGATTCCTCTCAGGGGACCCTGTTGAAGGTCCATGAGCAGCGTGACAGCATGTGTTGTTGGCATGTTGTGGGAAGGGTCCCCAGTCGGAGCTCGAGGGTCGGCTTTGCAGCCTGTACCCCCTCCATTTTTGGCTTGCTGCTGCGTATCTATGAACTATATACATCATCGCTCAGATTGAAATAACAGTGACCTGTTCTTTCTAGCCTCTCCGGCCCCCTCTTCTCAGCCTGTCGATCAGCATAACCTGAACAGCTAGCTAGCggagtttataataataataataataatgatctTTCTTCAACAAATAGAGAATATAGAGAATTCGTGATTAATTTTTGAGTTATTAAAACTCTAATACATATCATGTAAATCTTCAAAGGTCTAAATTTagataaagtttaattaagagTACTctctaaattatttatataatatgcatgtactaatatttttattttatttattttcctggTTTAGATATTGGGCTAATTAtacattaattatatttatacaaaCACAACACACTTAATTAGGTTTACTAATTAATTTGTacatccaaatatatatttctattaataaaaagtcccatctttaaatataaagtatTTGTTGAGCCAAATGAAGGAACAAGTACGAACACCATTCACCATTTCTCGCAGTGGCAGTACTACCATGAACATGAATAAAAACTACAACACTAGTCTcttgtatttattaattctttGGAAACTAGTACTGaacctctctctcttcttcttcttaattctCACTCCCTCTACTTATTATTAatcttgcaaaaaaataattaattataaaaataattaatctcaaCGCCTATATGCTAGCTACAACACACCATGTGGGATTTGCTTACAAATTAATTCAGAGTCTTCCATCCCGATTCACGGCTGCCAGAATCCGATGCACTTACCGCAATATTCCTGTGAATTCTCATAGAGTTGCTTCTTTGGCCTTAAAACTCTCACTCATCCGTGTTCAttgatgtttgtttgtttgctacAACTTCATAGCCACtagcttcatcttcttcttcatcttcatcatccatGTTCTTGTCATCTTCGTCGTCATGATTTTGGTGATCATCGCTTTCCAGATCTTCCATCTCCGAATCAGGCCTATGTTCTTGTTGTGGAGGAGGCCATTGTTGCTCAGGGCGTACCATCAAAGGCACTGAGTTTTCAGGCTTCATATTGGACGGACCATCAATCTTGTTCTTCTCTTTATACAAAGCATCAAGTTGCTGAAAGTATGGACATGTTTTCGAATCCTCAggccttttctttttactcTCTTTCACTTTCTTGAAGTACTTGTTGATATTCTCCCACTTCTCTTTGCATCTTTTTGCATTACGATTGTAACCAAGCTTTCTCATCCTAGCTGAGATCTCCTCCCATAGTGGCCCTTTAGGTCCATTGTCCTGGTACTTGCAATCAAGATTAGTCCTTATCCTAATTAAAGCTTCGACTTCTACTTTAGGCCATCTAGAAGGGCTAGCTGACGTAAAATTCTGATCCCCATTATCTGATTTCATTATTATGTCCACATTAGCCACCGCTTGTGGTAGTGGCGCTTGTGCCCCTTGAAGTGGCGGCGGCGGCGTTGGTACTAGCTGTAATATTGGAGGAGGTGCTGGTGGCCGCAGTGGCTGTGATGGTGGTggattattttgtatttgaccCGGATTTTGCTCTTCGGATAATTTTTGCAAAAATGCCATTACCGCAGCATCTTTACTTGCTGCAACGGATCTTTCTTGGGCTAAGATCTCGCGCTCTCTATTGATTCTTGTCATTTCCTGCATTCGCCAAGATTCTTCTCTAACCATTCTTTCATGTTCGCGTCTCTCAATTGCTTCCAAGAACTTCTTCTGCATCTCCTCTTGCTTCTGGATCACCTCCTTCATGAGCCTTTCAAAGAAGTCCTTCCATTTCCTTTTCCTCTTACGACGCTCTTGCAGTTCCACGTCCGAGGATGTCGATGAAGAAGTGGAATTGGAGATGAGATCTGCGGAGAAGTTTGGAAAAGAGGGTGGAGTATTAGTATGAGGAGGATTTGTAGGGTTTGTTGCTTGTGATGGGGGTAAGATTGTAGGGTTTGTTGAAGGAAATGGAGGAACGGTAAGATTTATAATTGCTGAAGTTACAATGCCTTGAGACATGTTTGTAGCtagtgttgctgctgctgttgatgGAACAGTACTGTGAGAAGCCCTAACAATATTAGGAGAAGGATTAACCACTGGCATTGCTATTGCTGTGACTGCTGGAGTAGGTGCTTTGGGCGGCTGTGGGGGCAGCGACAGCGGCGATGATAGTGAAGGAGGATGACTTTCGAAGGCTTCTAATTGATCAAAAAACCTATAAGTTTTGCCTTCTTGTTTACCAGTTCGACCATCTTTGGTTCTTTTGTGGTACTTGTACACGTTCTCGAATTTCTCTTTGCACTTCTTGCCGCTTCGATTGTAACCAAGCTCTGCTAGCTTCCTGGTATATAACAACAGTTGCAACAAAAACATAACTCCATTTCTTGTTTTATCCCATCTCGAATTCAGCAATAAAAACAGAAGATCTTGAAGAATATTCACACATAAAATAAACGTGAAAGttaaaacaataaacaacaacTTAAACTGAAAATTAAGAAAGATCAGTGCTTCGATGGACACAGTTTGCTCTTGGATTTACACATTTGTAAGCTGAGTTTTAATTAAGACGAAACAATTCCGTGTATCTTAACACTCCTTCCATTTATATATGaacctagtatttaatttaaattttgcttTAAAATGGAAAAAGTTAGACAACCCACAAATGTCAGAAATCTAATTAATTCTGAACACTTAATTGTTATTGCAGTGTGCGCTGGAggaaggagttttttttttaaaaaaaaaaggcatgaatACAGTCTTCAAGAGTATTATAAATTGCAAAGGACTACTCCTATAAAGAaaactaaccaaaaaaaaaggaaaaagaagaacacaaaaaagaaaattgaactcACGCAGATCTCTATCAATGAAATCCTAAAGCAAGAACAAATCCATATATGAATATATATGTAGTGGCAGTTCACAAaacagaagagaaagaaaacttTGTAATCTAATGATGAATACCTGGAAACCTCCTCCCATAAAGGACCTTTAACACTAGCATCACGAAACGCAACATCCATGCCGGACCTTATTTTTAAGAGGGCCAAAGTCTCTTGTCTTGGCCACCGGCTTCCTCCATAACTCCGGTCACCTTCAATTTTTCCTTTATCTTCTTCACCTCCAACATCATTACTGCTTCCTTCATGATTGCCTCCGGTTAACGGAGGAGCTTCCTTATGATCTCCTGGCccccctccaccaccaccaccaccagggGTTGTTGTCGTGGTTGCTAGCACACTACTTGAGTCCCCTAGCATAGGactctctttctttcctttctaaCTCTCAATATTACAGCTCCCTGGGGGAAAAAAATATACACGagctaaaaaaatagaaggaaaaaaaatacatcatcaAAGCAAAAGAGAAGGTTAATTCTCATGAGGGTTTTATGGGAGATGGTTTGTACTGTATGgtgaatttattaattatttctgtGGGATCTGCTTGTCTATGTCAAGAAgttgtttcttttctatttttaatactaCTTGGGCTGGAATCtttgaaggatttaatttatttcttttttgtttctttttctctcgTGTAATGTGGGGTGGTAGGGATGGGTGGTTAAAAAGTAGGGTGAGAGGTGTCACTTGGTTCTGTAGCAGTGATAGTAAAGGCACGTAGCACAGAGAGATATACATTGTAtacaaatttataataaatatatacaatAATGCCAcagaaaagataataaaaattactGGAATTTATCAACAGCTGCACTGCACCTGGAGACGATGGTGatgatttaggttttttttttttttaattatctcgctaaacttgaaaatttaggtgaatgttattgttttaaaaatatcaggagtaattttaattttatcttgttttatttctaaacacttctattaaatattacattttCGAAACACGATAACTATATACCATGCTTATAAAACGTGATATTAACTAAATATTTGCTACGAGAGGATCGAGAGGCaacattttatatatctttatagTACTGgtgaagaaaataaagttcACACTATAGCATTCAGGTAGTTAAATGTTTGCCGCATTGGACTTGAAATCTTTGCAAAAAGGCTAGCTCTTGATAATATCATGGCAGAGAACGAAGCCACTCAGACAGGAGAATGAGCTAGATTCAGTAGTGCTACTAATGAGCCTGAATCACccaataaacataaataaatagatgagttatgtttatatattttaagattacttgaatattatattgtttatattcattttgtatgtatatatgtttgttttgttttgtatttctaGAACTACCTGTGATTATAAAATTCGAGAATATATtgagtttaattaaaatttattaattatggtTATTATGGTTTTTTACCGGATTTTTTGAAGTGGAACAAAATTTTAGATATATTTCTTGCAACCCAACCCTTTAATCAAATGTTAAGCTATTTTTTCAAAACGttacatatattaaatattgtattttaaaaccaTAATGTCTCCAAACTGTATTGTTCGACCgaaacttttttatttcacgtttaattatattttggatgCTCAAAACAAATTTATCCGATAGTTTGTTGGTTTTTGTCTGTCCGGCTAAATTTAAGTTAAGAGCCGGCCCACGTAGGTCAGctttttttcctcctcctttCTGTAACTTGCATTACTATCGCAGAATGAGAGTCTTTTGAGTACCGTATTTATTTCTctgataaatttttattgttttttgggaGTCTAAGCCCTAAGGAGATAAATATCAGCTTTGCTTTTTGGAGGGTGTTTTGGATTTCAGCGGCGGTGGCAAGATATTAAGTGAAATTGCTAAATAGGCCTTGAAAACGGATCCCATTGACCTTTAATCATTGAAGGGCTCCTTaactttacaattttttatttgatccccTGATTAGTGATCTGGTTTTGTCTCCGTAATTCAGAATTTTCTATGCTGGGTGGTGGTGGGGTTTTTTCTGTAATGCCGAAAACGGCCCTGGGTATTGAAAAATCTTTTGCAACTTTAGGTGGTCGAGACTGTGTGATACAGTACGTACACTGCTTCCAGTGAAAGTGACGAGCGTAGTTTGACaagatttaattttcataattattgtGGAAAGCCTGTGAGCTTATCTTAAGAAGAAGGGACATTTTGGAGTGGGATccacggtggagagagaaaccagaagaagaaagatggagGTCACATAATGAGGCCAAGCCATTTATGAAATGAAGTAAATGGCGGAGAATTCAGTTAGGTTGCAGGCCGTCGTAATAAATAGGAGGCAGGAATTTTAATGGCGATGATCATATGATCACCCATCATTCGGAGAATAATTGGCCGGAATCTGGGACCATTAGACCTTTCGCAGGTTCCGATTTAATTGTTGCTTCACAAATTATAGCCTGAACGCTGTGCCTGACAGCCACAGTGTATATCGGTAACGTTACACTCTGTATTGAGTTTTCATATTTCCTTTTCGGCTTTTCTCAATTTCACTTGAAAATGACGaaacaaattaatgaaaagggatttatttatttctgaGCTAATTATTAATTAGTAGTCACAAAGGATCTTTAAAGTCACACGGTCTCGTGGACTTTCCGATCGGCGTGAATGATTTCAAGGGCAGAGGCTCTTGAGGTCAAGCCCgagagattattttattttttacgtcCTGTGCAAATTAATTCAGCAACTCAattattgagttaaaaaaaaaaaaaaacaagtgatgcCCGAAGCATAACGCAAGGAGTGGGGCCGGTCCGATTAATCAATAAATgcacaaattaataataaatctattACAAACAAAGGACTCCATTATCATTACGTGTGCACAAATCAAGAACTTGTGAGGGAGAGGTAGGTAAATATgcatcaaaaaaagaaaaaaaaaaaaaggaaaagaaagaaacagtaCCAAAAGTAGGAATAATCTTTCCACACTGTTCATCTAATCGAGTTTCCACCAAGTGGGAATTatattctccttcttctttaatttttttgcatgtACGTCTAGActcaagaaaatgaaagattttttaatatatatataaaaaaagcatgTATCCAACCATTAAGTTGACATTCTATAACATTAATTCGGGGTTCAAATTATTTATCCTCTTGTATAATCCAATCGTCCCACcgtccaaaaaaataaaaaagattctaTAGGGTAATGTAAATGCAAATTAAAGTCAAAGTACATGGGATTTTATTGTTTacaataagatatatatatatatatatatatattcacggTGGGTGTGTATAGTTTTATGTATTTCTGCTTATCTAACAAGACATTATATGGaagtggttttgtttttatgcaaTTGCTTCGCTGGCAAGAACTTCTCTAGCTGGAACGGCATAGATAAACGGAGAATAAGATATAAATGCCTTGTAGAGCTTCCCTGGCTAGCTGGACAGATGCCTGCCACCATGTTTGTGTTTATCCCCTGCCTATACATTATTTACAGCTAAAACTCGACTGTAATAATACACCACCAGGCTGCCGGCCACATCTTGTaattgtcataaaaaaaaaaaagaggaaccaCATGGTTCACAAGTGGTGTCTGTGATTGAGGATTCTCATGAAAGTTGAGAGGGGCGATCGACATGTAACTAACAAGTTGAGCGTGCTAGCTAGCTCTTAATTATATCTGATCGATGCCGTATTAAGTTATAGgagaatattatatttttcgaTGCAATATTTTGGAGAAtatatactctctctctctctctctctctctcgttttttAGAATAACTTTTGGGTAATATGAGctaatttaatgtaaaaataaattttaaaaaataaaaaatttatttttttaatattttttaaaataaaaaatattttaaaaaataactgggTGCTTGAAAATGTGAAATCTTGAGCGCATGGTAAATTAGTCACTAACCTCTATTTATAATAACGAATATTAAGTTAAATACATGTaagtatgtatgtatgtatgtatgacTGGCCCATATGAAAAAGGTAACAAGTAGACAAAAGGTTTACTTCACATGGGTGGGCATGTGATGTGAATGTACACTCACACCTTATGTCTGTCTACCATGTGGATTAACCTCTACATTTTATCTGGCACCAGCTAAGCAACCACCAAGTGGATTCTTCTTTGCCTTTCTTCTCcgccccccctttttttttttattattattattttaactgcGTTAACTGCTCGTTTGCTAACGTGATAACTGTTatctctatagttttttttttaaaatacatctaaataatattttttttatttttaatattaacacatcaaaataatctaaaaccattaaaaaaattaatttaaaattaaaaaattaaaaatatttttaaaatacaaaatcaagcaGTATTTTAGGAAGCAGGGTATCTTTAAAAATGCTCCAATGACTGGTATAGCATTTATATGAATCATTATGTGTGACTTTTGCTCCTAGTTGTACTGCTCTGGTTTACCTGTGctaaaaaggagagagaaggaaaacaaaatgatatGTTAGAAGATTACAATGATTAATTACAGTGATTAGTGATTTGATTGGTCATGATCTTCGTTAATTAACATCAGCAAGATGGtgattaattattgatattGAATGATCAACATTGATAGAACCTTCTATAGGCAAATCTTTCCCGGATCGGGAGTTGGCCGTGGGTAAATCTCAACACTAATAAACATGATTGGAGGAGTAAAATAGAAGCAATATTCACAAGCATGTGCAGACATTGTCATCATGGTTAACAATAATGCCTCGTCAGTACTTCATGCCTCTTAACTAGAATCATTGGAACATGTAAGCATGTGCATCTGCTGGTAAAACCTAAATGATCCCTCgcccaataataataataataatatgtgaATTAAACCATTATTTAATATGACCAGAAAAGTAGACATTTGTTTTGTAAAAGAAGTCACTGTAAATGGGCCCCATGAAGGCAGAAGAAAGCACTCAAAAAGCCCATGTTATGCAAAGAAGGGTGGAGGGCCCATGTTACCACAAACGAGCTTACAATGGGGAAGGGTAGacaatctttctttttctttttctttttctttttctttttctttttcgtccATTTTTTTACACATGTCCACTTCTTTTTAACGTGAGACACAAACTGGATAACACGATAAGCCTAGCTCTGCTAAAAGACTCTTGCGTTTGGTAATACTCTGTAGATTAACTTCCATACGGCCCACGTTCAAAGCCAGGAAAGAGTCCTACCTGCTACTGCCATTGACGCTAGCCTACAATGGCATACAAAAGTGTCGTCATAATATGCATTAAAACCAGCAAAACCATAATTAGCTTTAACTATTTGCTACTGCCTAACTGGAGCTGCAAACACGACTAAGAATGATTCATACCAGGAAGAAGAATGAAAGATTCGTTCTTCAGCTGCGCCATGAAAGCAAGATTGTCTAAGCACTTTCTTGCAGATGCGATGGCAGACTTGAACATCATGCCTCGTGAGCAAACGTTCTTACGGAGCTAATTTATCGTCCCACTGCACAATCATGACAGTATGATTATCATTTGCTGTATCTCTTCCATTTTGCTTTCAGTCTTTAGAAGATGGGCTCAGCAACGTGAATCCTGTGCCAATAGACCAGTCTAAGAAAACCCATGATGCCAGACAAGATTGTAAAAGTTCCTGATATAATTACCAGTGCCTGTAACTTCAAAAGATCATTCCCAGAGACACCCACCAGCATGGTTTTTCAAAAGTACCACCATGCATTTTTATTCATCAAGTCAAAGAATACCGtgttattttcattcaaattgaCAATACCGtgttattttcattcaaattgaCACTCTCTCGTTAGTTCGAATTCTATCACTCAATTATTATAGAATAtagtataatttataatgaCGGGAAATAGCCTAACCTTTAtactatttgattttatttaattttatttagatttatttgttgggttttatataaatattatatattggatattttattttgtagacaATAAGCCCAATTGTTTCTTCTAACTaaagttttagtatttttatattattttttaaatgttagataattttttattatttaattaaaataacatattatttttcctttgaatattcttttttttctacttttaattcttagctttttgttttttttagtttattgtcCCGTGTCAAGTATGAAcataaacttttaattgtttttatagttaattgatCTGACttgcaaatcttcaaaattCAACACATTTTCCACTCGATCCTTGACAATTTTGAGGATGATCAtcaataatgattaaaaataaataaattcaccGCCCCACTGCCCAGAACCGAAACCAAATGTCCTTTTATTTCCTTTGACAGACGACACCATAAACTTATATACTTTTTCTCGTTC is drawn from Populus nigra chromosome 5, ddPopNigr1.1, whole genome shotgun sequence and contains these coding sequences:
- the LOC133694568 gene encoding trihelix transcription factor DF1-like, which translates into the protein MLGDSSSVLATTTTTPGGGGGGGGPGDHKEAPPLTGGNHEGSSNDVGGEEDKGKIEGDRSYGGSRWPRQETLALLKIRSGMDVAFRDASVKGPLWEEVSRKLAELGYNRSGKKCKEKFENVYKYHKRTKDGRTGKQEGKTYRFFDQLEAFESHPPSLSSPLSLPPQPPKAPTPAVTAIAMPVVNPSPNIVRASHSTVPSTAAATLATNMSQGIVTSAIINLTVPPFPSTNPTILPPSQATNPTNPPHTNTPPSFPNFSADLISNSTSSSTSSDVELQERRKRKRKWKDFFERLMKEVIQKQEEMQKKFLEAIERREHERMVREESWRMQEMTRINREREILAQERSVAASKDAAVMAFLQKLSEEQNPGQIQNNPPPSQPLRPPAPPPILQLVPTPPPPLQGAQAPLPQAVANVDIIMKSDNGDQNFTSASPSRWPKVEVEALIRIRTNLDCKYQDNGPKGPLWEEISARMRKLGYNRNAKRCKEKWENINKYFKKVKESKKKRPEDSKTCPYFQQLDALYKEKNKIDGPSNMKPENSVPLMVRPEQQWPPPQQEHRPDSEMEDLESDDHQNHDDEDDKNMDDEDEEEDEASGYEVVANKQTSMNTDE